One part of the Streptococcus sp. oral taxon 431 genome encodes these proteins:
- a CDS encoding DEAD/DEAH box helicase, which translates to MQLRPYQQEAREAVQAEWAKGRKRTLLVLPTGCGKTIVFSKIIEDQVKEGKRVLVLAHRSELLEQASDKLKTATGLGTALEKAENTSIGSWYRVVVGSVQTMQREKRLSQFPPDWFDTIVVDEAHHAISDGYQRVLGYFEQSNVLGVTATPDRGDMKNLGSYFDSLAYEYSLVQAIQEGYLSKIKALTIPLSLDLTNVSMSAGDFKASDVGTALDPYLEQIADEMVKQCADRKTVVFLPLVKTSQKFRDILNSKGFRAAEVNGESKDRTEVLEDFEKDRYNVLCNSMLLTEGWDCPSVDCVVVLRPTKVRALYSQMVGRGTRLHPGKEELLLLDFLWHTERHELCRPAHLICETPEVAQKMVENMEEQTGVMLDLEDMEVKAAEDVVAQREEALAKQLEEMRKRKRKLVDPLQFEMSIHAEDLSNYVPNFGWEMAPPSDKQIKALEKYGIFTDEVGNAGKANLLLDRLHKRQSEGLTTPKQIRFLEGRGFKDVGMWQFDHAKNMIDRIAANGWRLPAGVRPAEYVPG; encoded by the coding sequence ATGCAATTAAGACCTTATCAACAGGAAGCACGGGAAGCTGTTCAAGCTGAATGGGCTAAAGGTCGCAAGCGCACGCTCTTAGTATTGCCTACAGGATGTGGAAAGACAATCGTCTTTTCCAAAATCATTGAAGACCAAGTGAAAGAGGGCAAGCGTGTGCTTGTCCTTGCTCATAGGTCTGAATTGTTAGAGCAGGCTAGCGATAAGCTCAAGACTGCGACAGGTCTCGGCACGGCTTTAGAGAAAGCAGAGAATACCTCTATCGGCTCTTGGTATCGGGTTGTAGTAGGATCGGTTCAGACTATGCAGAGAGAGAAGCGACTTAGTCAATTTCCTCCTGACTGGTTCGATACGATTGTCGTTGATGAAGCCCATCACGCTATTTCAGATGGTTATCAGCGCGTCCTTGGTTATTTTGAACAATCGAATGTACTGGGAGTGACTGCCACACCAGATCGTGGAGATATGAAGAACCTTGGCTCTTACTTCGATAGCTTGGCTTATGAGTATTCGCTAGTTCAAGCTATTCAAGAAGGATATCTATCTAAAATCAAGGCTCTAACAATTCCGCTTAGCTTGGATTTGACAAATGTCAGCATGTCAGCGGGCGATTTCAAGGCGAGCGATGTCGGGACGGCATTAGATCCATACCTGGAGCAGATAGCGGATGAAATGGTCAAGCAATGTGCAGACCGCAAAACGGTCGTATTCTTGCCTTTGGTAAAGACCTCGCAGAAGTTTCGCGACATCCTAAACTCAAAAGGTTTTCGTGCTGCTGAAGTCAACGGAGAGTCCAAGGACCGTACAGAAGTTTTAGAAGACTTCGAGAAAGATCGGTACAACGTTCTTTGCAATTCGATGTTATTAACAGAAGGCTGGGACTGCCCGTCAGTAGACTGCGTGGTCGTGTTGAGACCTACTAAAGTACGTGCTTTGTATAGCCAGATGGTAGGGCGTGGGACTCGCTTGCACCCAGGTAAAGAAGAATTACTCTTACTTGACTTCCTCTGGCACACGGAACGCCACGAGCTATGCCGACCAGCACACTTGATCTGCGAGACTCCAGAAGTTGCTCAGAAAATGGTTGAGAATATGGAAGAGCAAACCGGAGTCATGCTTGACCTTGAAGATATGGAAGTGAAGGCAGCAGAAGACGTAGTCGCTCAACGCGAGGAAGCCTTAGCTAAACAATTAGAAGAAATGCGTAAGCGTAAACGCAAGTTAGTCGATCCATTGCAATTCGAAATGTCTATCCATGCTGAAGATTTATCGAACTATGTGCCCAACTTCGGATGGGAGATGGCACCACCTAGCGACAAACAAATCAAAGCGCTTGAAAAATATGGAATCTTTACTGACGAAGTAGGTAATGCTGGAAAAGCCAATCTCTTGTTGGATAGATTGCACAAACGACAATCAGAAGGCTTGACGACTCCAAAGCAAATCCGCTTCCTGGAAGGCCGTGGATTCAAAGATGTCGGTATGTGGCAATTTGACCACGCTAAAAATATGATTGATCGCATTGCGGCCAACGGTTGGAGATTGCCAGCAGGCGTGCGACCAGCTGAATATGTACCGGGGTGA
- a CDS encoding DNA adenine methylase produces the protein MKSLLRYPGSKWNLAGRIVELLPKHKTYLEPYFGSGAILFTKQPSAIETVNDLNDDVVNLFQVIQQEPEALAEKIFLTPYSRRIYDNAWEVRSENEIDKALNFVIRSVMSHGFRNIEKSGWKMDINGRERAYAVKHWNDLPELVQEMTLRLKQVQIECRPAIELIEKYSREDVCMYVDPPYVLSTRTRKQYSVEMDDCDHEELLEVLNQSKANILLSGYDSDLYNKRLSNWERVEFSATAEKGLPRTEILWMNYQPKKQLLLF, from the coding sequence ATGAAATCTCTTTTACGATATCCAGGGAGTAAATGGAATCTTGCTGGCAGGATTGTAGAACTATTGCCGAAGCACAAAACTTACTTAGAACCCTACTTCGGTAGTGGTGCGATACTGTTTACCAAACAGCCAAGCGCTATTGAGACAGTCAACGATCTAAATGATGATGTAGTCAATCTTTTTCAGGTGATACAACAGGAACCTGAAGCGCTGGCCGAAAAAATCTTTCTGACTCCTTACAGTAGAAGGATTTATGACAATGCTTGGGAAGTTCGGTCAGAGAATGAGATTGATAAAGCTCTGAATTTTGTCATACGTTCTGTTATGAGCCACGGCTTTCGAAATATTGAAAAATCTGGTTGGAAAATGGATATTAACGGCAGAGAACGAGCTTACGCAGTCAAACATTGGAATGATTTACCAGAGTTGGTCCAAGAAATGACATTGCGATTAAAGCAGGTTCAGATTGAATGTCGGCCAGCCATTGAACTAATAGAGAAATACAGTCGGGAAGATGTCTGTATGTATGTAGATCCTCCCTATGTTCTCAGTACGAGGACGAGAAAACAATATTCGGTAGAAATGGATGATTGTGACCACGAAGAGTTGTTAGAGGTTTTGAATCAATCCAAGGCCAATATTCTTCTGAGCGGATATGATAGCGACTTGTATAATAAACGTTTGTCGAATTGGGAAAGGGTGGAGTTCTCGGCGACTGCAGAGAAAGGGCTACCGAGAACAGAAATTCTTTGGATGAACTATCAACCAAAGAAGCAATTATTATTATTTTAA
- a CDS encoding AAA family ATPase, protein MAENDFNLLPLLDYINPATVDYQTWVNVGMALKHEGYTASDWDNWSQNDSRYKKFECFKKWDTFNEEAGTIVTGATITQLAKENGWVSQSSYDSENAHELGWTDTIDRDYRVIDKDWIEGKEIHEPTIWNPVQEIIKYLETLFEASENVGYVTECYPKTDDETGEIVKWLPTKGAYDRTAGQLIEALSKCNGDIGAVLGDYHEEAGAWVRFNPMDGKGAKNENVTDFRYALVESDSMPIDKQNAIYKELELPIVALVHSGNKSLHAIVKVDAKNYEEYRNRVDYLYKICQKNGIIVDTQNRNPSRLSRMPGFIRNGQKQFLVDTNIGKTDWDEWYQYIEDLNDDLPDPEGLADSWDNLPELAPELIKGVLRQGHKMLIAGPSKAGKSFVLIEMSIAIAEGKKWLGWDCTQGRVLYVNLELDRPSALHRFRYVYQAMGLLPKNIQNIDIWNLRGKTVPMDKLAPKLIRRALKKNYIAIIIDPIYKVLTGDENSADQMAHFTNQFDKVATELGSSVIYCHHHSKGSQGGKKSMDRASGSGVFARDPDALIDLVELEVSEELLTQRLNQAACEVYKQALQERNNAYYQQNVGLDDLLSPAQMRTHFEKGIDDVMARAPYVDKLEEVRKQIQIATAWRVEGTLREFAKFKPVNMWFSYPVHALDESGVLADIQLEDDKPGWMKAKETRKKNAKEDKKQKLIEFDEAIENANFGEPPSKEDVAEYLGISVKTVTRRLNSSKKYWFDKNSNSIKEKGQDHKNVVVSE, encoded by the coding sequence GTGGCAGAGAATGATTTTAACTTATTGCCGTTGCTGGATTACATCAATCCTGCCACGGTAGACTACCAGACTTGGGTGAATGTGGGTATGGCCCTTAAACACGAAGGATACACGGCGTCTGACTGGGATAACTGGTCGCAAAATGATAGTCGGTATAAGAAATTTGAATGCTTCAAGAAATGGGATACCTTCAACGAAGAAGCAGGAACGATTGTAACAGGTGCTACTATTACCCAGCTGGCAAAAGAAAATGGCTGGGTGTCGCAGTCTAGTTACGATAGTGAGAATGCTCATGAGCTAGGTTGGACAGATACAATTGACCGTGACTATCGCGTCATCGACAAGGACTGGATTGAAGGAAAGGAAATCCACGAGCCGACAATTTGGAATCCAGTTCAAGAAATTATCAAATACCTTGAAACGCTCTTTGAAGCAAGCGAAAATGTTGGGTACGTTACTGAATGTTATCCAAAGACTGACGACGAAACAGGTGAGATTGTCAAATGGCTGCCAACTAAGGGGGCTTACGACCGTACTGCTGGACAATTGATTGAAGCTCTTAGCAAATGTAATGGAGATATCGGTGCAGTGCTGGGTGACTACCACGAAGAAGCTGGCGCATGGGTTCGCTTCAATCCAATGGATGGAAAAGGCGCAAAAAATGAAAACGTAACAGATTTCAGATATGCCCTGGTCGAATCCGACAGCATGCCAATCGATAAACAAAACGCTATCTACAAAGAACTTGAATTGCCAATTGTTGCTCTGGTTCATAGTGGGAATAAATCGCTACATGCTATCGTTAAGGTAGATGCTAAGAATTACGAAGAGTATCGAAACCGTGTTGACTATCTTTATAAGATTTGTCAAAAAAACGGAATCATCGTCGACACGCAGAACCGAAACCCAAGTAGGCTATCTCGAATGCCAGGTTTTATCCGAAATGGCCAGAAGCAATTCTTGGTAGACACAAATATCGGCAAAACCGACTGGGATGAATGGTACCAATACATCGAAGACTTGAACGATGACCTGCCGGATCCCGAAGGATTGGCCGACAGCTGGGATAACTTGCCAGAATTGGCGCCTGAATTGATTAAGGGCGTCCTTCGTCAAGGCCACAAGATGCTGATTGCTGGACCGTCAAAAGCTGGCAAGTCATTCGTTTTGATTGAGATGTCGATTGCGATTGCTGAAGGCAAGAAGTGGCTTGGTTGGGATTGTACCCAAGGACGAGTATTGTATGTCAATCTGGAGCTAGACCGACCGTCTGCCTTACATCGTTTCCGTTATGTCTACCAAGCTATGGGATTGCTACCTAAAAATATCCAAAATATCGATATCTGGAATCTTCGTGGGAAGACCGTACCGATGGATAAGTTAGCACCTAAGCTCATTCGCCGAGCTTTGAAAAAGAATTATATCGCAATCATCATTGATCCGATTTACAAGGTGCTTACTGGTGACGAGAATAGCGCAGACCAAATGGCACATTTTACCAATCAATTCGACAAAGTGGCCACAGAGTTAGGCTCTAGCGTTATCTATTGTCACCACCACTCGAAAGGCTCACAAGGTGGCAAGAAGTCTATGGACCGCGCCAGTGGTTCCGGTGTATTCGCTCGGGATCCTGACGCGCTTATCGACTTAGTAGAGTTGGAAGTGTCAGAAGAATTGCTTACTCAAAGGCTGAATCAAGCAGCGTGCGAAGTGTACAAACAAGCCTTGCAAGAGCGAAACAATGCCTATTACCAACAAAATGTAGGCTTAGACGATCTATTGAGTCCTGCGCAGATGCGGACACACTTTGAAAAAGGTATCGACGATGTAATGGCTCGGGCGCCTTATGTAGATAAGCTCGAAGAAGTACGCAAGCAAATCCAAATAGCTACTGCATGGCGTGTCGAAGGTACGCTTCGAGAGTTTGCTAAGTTCAAGCCGGTGAATATGTGGTTCAGTTATCCAGTACATGCGCTTGATGAATCTGGAGTGCTGGCAGATATACAATTGGAAGATGATAAACCAGGGTGGATGAAAGCTAAAGAAACTCGCAAAAAGAACGCGAAGGAAGATAAAAAACAAAAACTCATAGAGTTTGATGAAGCTATCGAAAATGCAAATTTTGGCGAGCCACCCTCGAAAGAAGACGTAGCTGAGTATTTAGGAATTTCTGTAAAAACAGTTACTCGCAGATTGAATTCGTCTAAAAAATATTGGTTCGACAAGAACTCAAATTCAATAAAAGAAAAAGGACAAGACCATAAAAACGTGGTCGTGTCCGAATAA
- a CDS encoding RusA family crossover junction endodeoxyribonuclease has translation MLIEFFLPMQKIPTTTHQQKKVNVQFGKPIFYEPTDLKNARMKFESLLAQHVPPNKIKGAIRLTVKWCFPRIKKSYDGQYKTTKPDTDNLQKLLKDCMTKLGYWQDDAQVASEIAEKFWADTVGIYIKIEELP, from the coding sequence ATGTTAATTGAATTCTTTTTACCGATGCAAAAAATTCCAACAACAACTCACCAACAAAAAAAGGTAAATGTCCAATTTGGAAAACCAATCTTTTACGAGCCGACTGATTTAAAAAATGCCAGGATGAAATTCGAGAGCTTGCTCGCGCAGCATGTTCCTCCAAATAAAATCAAAGGAGCGATTCGTCTGACGGTCAAGTGGTGCTTCCCTCGTATCAAAAAAAGCTATGACGGCCAGTACAAGACCACAAAGCCAGATACGGACAATTTGCAGAAGTTGCTCAAGGATTGCATGACAAAACTTGGCTACTGGCAAGATGATGCCCAAGTGGCCAGCGAAATAGCAGAAAAGTTCTGGGCAGATACTGTCGGAATCTATATCAAGATTGAGGAATTGCCATGA
- a CDS encoding DUF1642 domain-containing protein, with translation MKVQRLIEKYKRLEGVWNAEGAELARQIFLQDLEQLDEPQPVKVPPFVADWYEENKDDFEGNLLRCVHNITSIFDGAKLNEFEKWFLIVGTKSFQTLVNMHQFGYEVEKEKRYRISMPKARNYKNHAQILCEKDGKMFWCGEWHSFRAEFTSKELEEAGFGWVFDCPGIEIEEVDD, from the coding sequence ATGAAAGTACAACGATTGATTGAGAAGTATAAAAGACTTGAAGGAGTATGGAATGCCGAAGGAGCAGAACTAGCTCGCCAAATTTTTCTACAAGACTTGGAACAACTAGACGAACCGCAACCAGTCAAAGTTCCGCCGTTTGTGGCGGATTGGTATGAAGAGAATAAGGATGATTTTGAAGGGAATTTGCTTCGATGTGTCCATAATATTACATCAATTTTTGACGGTGCTAAACTTAATGAGTTTGAAAAGTGGTTTCTAATTGTTGGCACAAAATCATTTCAGACTCTCGTCAACATGCACCAGTTTGGCTACGAGGTCGAGAAAGAGAAGCGGTATCGGATTTCCATGCCAAAAGCGAGAAATTACAAGAACCACGCTCAGATATTGTGTGAGAAAGATGGCAAAATGTTTTGGTGCGGTGAGTGGCATTCGTTTAGAGCTGAATTTACCAGTAAAGAACTAGAAGAAGCTGGTTTTGGCTGGGTATTCGATTGTCCGGGAATTGAGATTGAGGAGGTGGACGATTGA
- a CDS encoding DUF1492 domain-containing protein, producing MTINIKQRLKALQYIDIKAKSKHQEIISLKSSILRGQQFNNMPKSESSSNRSEELNVLIIDKSEQLYQEIQELYQERDELVQVIESLDDPVENIIMRLLYIDGLSWNQIQAQLRCGRGTIHRARESALKKISKKWN from the coding sequence TTGACGATCAATATCAAACAACGACTAAAGGCCTTACAGTACATCGATATCAAAGCGAAGTCAAAGCACCAGGAAATTATCAGCCTGAAATCGAGCATCTTGCGAGGACAGCAGTTTAATAATATGCCAAAGTCAGAAAGCTCGTCTAATCGCTCCGAAGAATTGAACGTGCTGATTATTGATAAGTCAGAACAACTGTATCAGGAAATCCAAGAACTCTATCAAGAACGAGACGAGCTTGTGCAAGTGATTGAGTCATTGGACGACCCTGTAGAAAATATTATCATGCGTTTGTTGTACATTGATGGATTGTCGTGGAATCAAATTCAAGCTCAGCTACGTTGTGGGCGCGGAACGATTCATCGGGCTAGAGAGAGCGCTTTGAAAAAGATTTCTAAAAAATGGAACTAA
- a CDS encoding terminase small subunit: MAKLTLKQQRFADEYIISGNATDAAIKAGYSSKYANTNASKLLQNTTIKSYIDERLTQLASEKIATQEEVLTYLTSVMRGETQEQTLISIGELGQTITDIDVGAKDRIKAAELLGKRHRLWTDKVEADISGTVVFANESNIPD, translated from the coding sequence ATCGCTAAATTAACTTTAAAACAACAGAGATTCGCTGACGAGTACATCATCAGCGGAAATGCGACAGATGCAGCTATTAAGGCAGGGTATAGTTCTAAATATGCTAATACAAACGCATCTAAGTTACTACAAAATACTACAATCAAATCTTATATTGACGAAAGACTGACTCAACTTGCGTCTGAGAAGATTGCAACGCAGGAAGAGGTGCTCACTTACCTAACTTCAGTCATGCGAGGAGAAACGCAAGAACAAACCTTGATTAGTATTGGAGAATTAGGCCAGACGATTACAGATATCGATGTCGGAGCGAAGGATAGAATCAAGGCAGCTGAACTATTAGGGAAACGTCATAGGCTTTGGACAGACAAGGTAGAGGCTGATATTTCTGGAACGGTGGTGTTTGCGAATGAGTCAAACATACCAGATTAA